A single region of the Marinobacter salinisoli genome encodes:
- a CDS encoding Na+/H+ antiporter subunit G, which yields MSQFTEYAICLLLLTGGAFTLIGAIGLARLPDFFTRLHGPTKATTIGVGAIVVSSVIYFSTLGKGIGVEEILVVVFLFMTAPVSANFLAKAAMHLKVKTTDNTRGQPWDQ from the coding sequence ATGAGCCAGTTTACGGAATACGCCATATGCCTGCTGCTGCTGACCGGCGGCGCGTTCACGCTGATCGGTGCCATTGGCCTGGCCCGCTTGCCGGACTTTTTCACCCGGCTGCATGGGCCCACCAAGGCCACCACCATCGGGGTAGGTGCCATCGTGGTCAGCTCGGTCATATACTTCAGCACACTGGGCAAGGGCATTGGTGTGGAAGAAATCCTGGTTGTCGTGTTCCTGTTCATGACGGCGCCCGTCAGTGCCAACTTTCTGGCAAAAGCCGCCATGCACCTGAAGGTGAAGACAACCGACAACACCCGGGGCCAACCCTGGGACCAGTAA
- a CDS encoding Na+/H+ antiporter subunit C yields the protein MELAFALIIGALTASGVYLILRARTFPVVVGLTLLSYGVNLFLFSSGRLATGGQPILGSTEAYSDPLPQALVLTAIVIGFAMTAFVVVLSLRSLADHEDDHVDGERNVRSTDTHQEKQEGQR from the coding sequence ATGGAACTTGCCTTTGCCCTGATCATCGGTGCCTTGACCGCATCCGGCGTGTACCTGATTCTGCGTGCCCGAACTTTCCCGGTGGTAGTCGGTTTGACCCTGCTCTCTTACGGGGTGAACCTTTTCCTGTTTTCGAGCGGTCGGCTCGCAACCGGTGGCCAACCAATCCTGGGCTCCACAGAAGCCTATTCCGATCCACTTCCCCAGGCGCTGGTTCTGACGGCAATTGTTATTGGCTTTGCCATGACCGCCTTTGTGGTGGTTCTGTCGCTACGGAGCCTGGCCGACCACGAGGATGATCACGTAGACGGCGAGCGCAATGTCAGGAGTACGGACACCCATCAGGAAAAACAGGAGGGCCAGCGATGA
- the ppnP gene encoding pyrimidine/purine nucleoside phosphorylase, whose product MLKVNEYFDGKAKSINFQTSTLPATVGVISPGDYEFGTTKKETMTIISGALTVMLPGMDDWLTYGAGESFEVAGQASFKVTTDVDTAYLCTYE is encoded by the coding sequence ATGCTGAAAGTTAATGAATATTTTGATGGCAAAGCCAAGTCCATCAACTTCCAGACCTCCACCCTGCCGGCGACGGTGGGCGTGATCAGCCCGGGCGACTACGAGTTCGGAACCACCAAGAAAGAAACCATGACCATCATCAGTGGCGCACTGACCGTGATGCTGCCGGGCATGGACGACTGGCTGACCTATGGCGCGGGCGAGAGCTTTGAAGTCGCCGGCCAGGCCAGCTTCAAGGTGACCACGGACGTCGACACGGCTTACCTCTGCACTTACGAATAA
- a CDS encoding K+/H+ antiporter subunit F: MMVTAIYITIAMVTVAALLNVYRLLKGPDAPDRVLALDTLYINAIALIVLLDISLGTRMYLESALLIAVMGFVGTVAMAKYLKRGSVIE, translated from the coding sequence ATGATGGTTACCGCAATCTACATTACCATTGCCATGGTCACTGTGGCGGCCCTGTTGAATGTCTACCGACTGCTCAAGGGACCCGACGCGCCGGATCGGGTGCTGGCCCTGGATACCCTTTACATCAATGCCATCGCCCTGATCGTTCTGCTGGATATTTCGCTCGGAACGCGTATGTACCTGGAATCCGCCCTGCTGATTGCTGTCATGGGGTTCGTAGGTACCGTGGCCATGGCGAAATACCTCAAGCGCGGTAGCGTCATCGAATGA
- the mnhG gene encoding monovalent cation/H(+) antiporter subunit G, producing MSELIVSVLLVSGASFVILAALGILRLPDLPTRMHASTKAGAMGAILIMSAVALHFSESTVVARAIAFIIFILLTTPIAAHVIGRAGYRTGAELWDGTIKDELRERYDPGTHQLESGLEGKTEGGMPLQPSDRSEM from the coding sequence ATGAGTGAACTGATCGTTTCTGTTCTGCTAGTTTCCGGGGCTTCGTTCGTTATTCTTGCCGCCCTTGGCATCCTGCGGCTGCCCGACCTGCCCACCCGCATGCATGCGTCCACTAAGGCCGGTGCAATGGGTGCTATCTTGATCATGAGCGCAGTGGCACTGCATTTTTCTGAAAGCACCGTCGTTGCCAGAGCAATCGCCTTTATTATCTTCATCCTGCTGACCACGCCCATCGCGGCCCATGTTATTGGCCGCGCCGGCTATCGTACCGGTGCAGAACTCTGGGACGGCACCATCAAGGACGAGCTCCGCGAGCGCTACGATCCCGGTACCCATCAGCTTGAGAGCGGACTGGAAGGAAAAACAGAGGGCGGAATGCCGCTGCAACCCTCGGACCGGTCGGAAATGTAA
- a CDS encoding Na+/H+ antiporter subunit C, giving the protein METLMAYVIGLLFAASIYMMLRRSIVKLVIGLIILSNAANLLIFVVSGLTRGAPPLIPEGTAEAAGAVADPLPQALILTAIVIAFSVLAFAVVLIRRAYEVVGTDDLAQMKDTDT; this is encoded by the coding sequence ATGGAAACCCTGATGGCCTATGTTATCGGCCTGCTCTTTGCGGCCAGCATTTACATGATGCTGCGGCGCTCGATCGTGAAGCTGGTGATTGGCCTGATCATTCTCAGCAACGCTGCGAATCTGCTGATTTTTGTGGTCTCGGGCCTGACACGGGGTGCGCCGCCACTTATTCCCGAAGGCACAGCGGAAGCCGCCGGTGCGGTGGCAGACCCGTTGCCCCAGGCGCTGATCCTCACAGCAATCGTGATTGCGTTTAGCGTGCTAGCGTTCGCGGTGGTTCTCATACGACGGGCTTACGAAGTGGTGGGAACCGATGACCTTGCCCAGATGAAGGATACGGATACTTGA
- a CDS encoding putative monovalent cation/H+ antiporter subunit A: protein MMLLAVLSGFLLAIAVPVLYRLAGNYIGWVLALLPASLTGYFLNLIPSITGGQTLVIEHQWMPSLGVSLDFMVDGLSLVFALLISAIGTFILIYAGSYLKGHRDLGRFYVIMLSFMASMLGLVLSDNLITFFVFWELTSITSYLLIGFNHEDAEARKFALQGLFVTAGGGLVLMAGLILLIFMTGSYSFSDILASDQPLHEHSYYVGATVCILIGAFTKSAQVPFHFWLPNAMAAPTPVSAFLHSATMVKAGVYLLARLNSSMGEHELWSNALMFFGAATMLTGAYLAFSSTGIKKVLAYSTIMALGTLTMLIGVGTEKATTAFICFLVAHSLYKGALFMIAGALDHETGTKDITRMGGLRRAMPNTAIITCLAALSLAGLPPLFGFVAKELLLESLLQSPSWSLVLVTMAVVASMLVVAVAGIVFIKPFFGPISTTPKHPHEAPFAMLVGPAVLSVIALVFGVAPFLPGALVLDAAVSSIYGNSVETALALWHGVNVPLMLSAVSLLAGTMLFASWHKLQPALDTVNSSVSRVGPEAGYFRFMLGITQVASWQTRLLQNGVLGIYLVTLVLVTFGLVGYTLLTRHGLDLSFDFSNGYFYEFGIALLIVASTVFASVTSSRLGSVASVGVQGFGVALIFIHFSAPDLGITQLLVETLTVILLVLVLFRLPPFVSLSSPLERSRDLTVAVFAGTVMTLLMLAVLDIQYFESISSYYIENSYELAFGKNIVNVILVDFRQLDTLGEIFVLGLAALGVYSMLKLKAEEQHKP, encoded by the coding sequence ATGATGTTGCTGGCTGTGCTATCCGGTTTCTTGCTGGCGATTGCTGTGCCAGTGCTGTATCGCCTGGCAGGCAACTACATCGGCTGGGTGCTGGCCCTGTTGCCCGCATCACTCACCGGGTACTTTCTCAACCTGATACCGTCGATCACCGGCGGGCAAACGCTGGTCATTGAGCATCAATGGATGCCCAGCCTCGGGGTATCGCTCGATTTCATGGTCGATGGCCTGTCCCTGGTGTTTGCTCTGCTCATCAGCGCTATCGGCACCTTCATCCTGATCTATGCCGGCTCCTACCTGAAAGGTCACAGGGATCTCGGCCGTTTCTACGTCATCATGCTGTCATTCATGGCGTCGATGCTCGGCCTGGTATTGTCAGACAACCTCATCACGTTCTTCGTATTCTGGGAACTCACCAGCATCACCTCTTACCTGCTGATTGGCTTCAACCATGAAGACGCCGAGGCCCGGAAGTTTGCGTTACAGGGGCTGTTTGTTACGGCCGGGGGCGGTCTGGTCCTGATGGCGGGCCTGATTCTGCTGATTTTCATGACCGGCAGCTATTCGTTTTCTGACATTCTTGCCTCTGATCAACCGTTGCACGAACACAGTTATTACGTCGGTGCCACCGTGTGCATTCTGATTGGCGCCTTCACCAAGTCAGCCCAGGTGCCGTTCCACTTCTGGCTACCCAATGCCATGGCAGCACCCACGCCGGTTTCTGCCTTCCTGCATTCGGCTACCATGGTGAAGGCGGGCGTGTACCTGCTGGCACGGCTGAACTCTTCGATGGGCGAGCATGAACTGTGGAGCAACGCCCTGATGTTCTTCGGTGCAGCAACCATGCTCACCGGCGCCTACCTGGCGTTCAGCAGCACCGGTATCAAGAAGGTCCTGGCGTATTCCACCATTATGGCGCTGGGCACCCTGACCATGTTGATCGGGGTGGGTACGGAAAAGGCGACGACCGCGTTCATCTGTTTTCTGGTGGCTCATTCTCTGTACAAGGGCGCACTGTTCATGATTGCAGGCGCCCTTGACCATGAAACCGGTACCAAGGACATCACCAGGATGGGCGGGCTCAGACGTGCCATGCCCAATACCGCAATAATCACCTGTCTGGCAGCACTGTCGCTGGCCGGACTTCCGCCGCTCTTCGGTTTCGTTGCCAAGGAGTTGCTGCTCGAGTCTCTGCTGCAATCGCCGTCCTGGTCCCTGGTGCTGGTCACCATGGCGGTTGTCGCCTCAATGCTGGTCGTTGCAGTTGCCGGCATCGTGTTTATCAAACCGTTTTTCGGGCCAATCTCAACCACACCGAAACACCCCCACGAAGCGCCCTTTGCCATGCTGGTCGGCCCTGCTGTGCTGTCGGTGATTGCGCTGGTGTTCGGGGTGGCGCCATTTCTGCCAGGAGCGCTGGTGCTGGATGCGGCGGTGTCCTCAATCTATGGCAACAGCGTCGAGACGGCCCTTGCCCTCTGGCATGGCGTGAATGTTCCTTTGATGCTTTCCGCTGTCAGCCTGCTGGCAGGGACAATGCTGTTTGCCTCCTGGCACAAACTGCAACCGGCACTCGACACCGTCAACAGCAGTGTCAGCCGCGTTGGCCCGGAAGCCGGGTATTTCCGATTCATGCTGGGCATTACCCAGGTCGCCAGCTGGCAAACACGACTGTTGCAGAACGGCGTGCTCGGTATTTACTTGGTGACTCTGGTACTCGTCACCTTCGGACTGGTCGGGTACACCTTGCTGACCCGTCATGGCCTCGATTTGAGCTTCGATTTCAGCAACGGATACTTTTATGAATTCGGTATCGCGCTCCTGATCGTCGCCTCTACCGTCTTTGCCAGTGTCACCAGTTCACGGCTGGGCTCGGTGGCTTCGGTAGGCGTCCAGGGGTTCGGGGTAGCATTGATCTTTATCCACTTCAGCGCGCCGGATCTGGGCATCACGCAGCTGCTGGTCGAGACGCTGACGGTTATCCTGCTGGTTCTGGTGCTTTTCAGACTGCCGCCGTTTGTCAGTCTTTCCTCTCCCTTGGAGCGTTCCCGGGATCTGACCGTGGCGGTCTTTGCCGGTACGGTGATGACCCTACTCATGCTCGCGGTGCTGGACATTCAGTACTTTGAGAGCATCTCCAGTTATTACATCGAGAACAGCTACGAACTGGCTTTCGGCAAAAACATTGTCAATGTGATTCTGGTGGACTTCCGGCAGCTCGATACCCTAGGAGAGATTTTCGTGCTTGGCCTGGCCGCATTGGGGGTTTATTCCATGCTCAAGCTCAAGGCGGAGGAGCAACACAAACCATGA
- a CDS encoding monovalent cation/H+ antiporter subunit D, with protein sequence MTHWLTAPILIPLIGGIIQVFMGYAPISLRRTLALITTVLMMVSSIVLLVMASDGSYRLYAFGNWQPPFGIVLVLDRLAALMLVLTSVLALFCHIFSLGGQDEGNRQFHGLFLFQLLGLNIAFLTGDLFNLFVAFEVLLIASYGLLMHGGGRTRTTPGLHYVVLNLIGSAVFLISVGMIYSVTGTLNMAHLAVEIPKVSGEELNIVKAGGLMLLVVFALKAALIPLCFWLPKAYARATAPVAGLFAVMTKVGVYAILRIYFLIFGDSAGALANLGMDWMFYLALITLSMGVIGALGADNLRTLVAWQVVISVGTLLAPIALGSTDGISAALFYLLSTTWTVAGLFLVANLVASQRGSAKDKIVTAPRMHNRTFLSVLFMVGAVAAAGLPPLSGFFAKVLILQSSLDSEQMASLWSVILIGSFFTLIAYSRAGSILFWRTVDGHVENKSPLTGTVSVSAGALVGLSLVIVALAGPIGTYTDATATQLKNPGAYIDVLNTPMVGGNP encoded by the coding sequence ATGACTCACTGGCTGACCGCCCCCATCCTGATCCCGCTGATCGGAGGCATCATTCAGGTGTTCATGGGCTATGCCCCCATCAGCCTGAGGCGAACCCTGGCTCTGATCACCACCGTTCTGATGATGGTCTCCTCCATCGTACTGCTGGTGATGGCCAGCGACGGCAGTTACCGGCTCTACGCCTTCGGTAACTGGCAGCCACCGTTCGGCATCGTACTGGTGCTCGATCGGCTGGCCGCCCTGATGCTGGTGCTCACCTCGGTGCTGGCACTGTTCTGCCATATCTTTTCTCTCGGTGGCCAGGACGAAGGCAACCGGCAGTTCCACGGCCTGTTCCTGTTCCAGTTACTGGGCCTGAACATTGCCTTCCTGACCGGCGATCTGTTCAACCTGTTTGTCGCCTTCGAGGTTCTGCTCATTGCCTCCTACGGTCTGCTGATGCACGGAGGCGGCCGCACCCGCACAACCCCGGGACTGCACTACGTGGTACTCAACCTGATCGGTTCGGCGGTGTTCCTGATCAGTGTCGGCATGATCTACAGCGTTACCGGCACCCTGAATATGGCCCACTTGGCTGTCGAGATCCCGAAAGTCAGCGGCGAAGAACTGAACATCGTCAAGGCCGGTGGCTTGATGCTGCTGGTGGTATTTGCGCTCAAGGCGGCGCTGATTCCACTGTGTTTCTGGCTGCCCAAAGCCTATGCCCGGGCAACTGCTCCGGTGGCCGGCCTGTTCGCGGTGATGACCAAGGTTGGGGTCTACGCCATCCTGCGCATCTACTTCCTGATCTTTGGCGACTCCGCCGGCGCGCTCGCCAACCTGGGCATGGACTGGATGTTCTACCTGGCCCTGATCACCCTCTCCATGGGTGTGATTGGCGCGCTGGGCGCCGACAACCTGCGAACGCTGGTGGCCTGGCAGGTCGTGATTTCGGTCGGCACCCTGCTGGCCCCGATCGCCCTCGGCTCCACCGACGGAATTTCGGCGGCACTCTTTTACCTGCTCAGCACCACCTGGACCGTCGCGGGTCTGTTCCTGGTGGCTAACCTGGTAGCCAGCCAGCGAGGCTCAGCGAAGGACAAAATCGTCACTGCTCCGCGCATGCACAACCGAACCTTCCTGAGCGTACTGTTTATGGTGGGTGCGGTGGCTGCCGCTGGCCTGCCACCGCTCAGCGGGTTCTTCGCCAAAGTTCTGATTCTGCAGTCTTCGCTGGACAGCGAACAGATGGCCTCGCTGTGGTCGGTGATTCTGATCGGCAGTTTCTTTACCCTCATCGCTTACAGCCGTGCCGGCAGTATCTTGTTCTGGCGTACGGTCGATGGACACGTGGAGAACAAGTCACCTCTGACAGGCACGGTATCGGTCAGTGCCGGTGCCCTGGTTGGCCTGAGCCTGGTTATTGTTGCGCTCGCCGGACCGATTGGCACCTACACCGATGCAACGGCCACGCAACTTAAGAACCCGGGTGCCTATATAGACGTGCTGAATACACCGATGGTGGGAGGAAATCCGTAA
- a CDS encoding Na+/H+ antiporter subunit D, with translation MNLELVLPILIPLTAGALSLAFWRSVRVQRLLAVIATGLLLGVSIWLMRSTIAQGFLVVEVGSWPAPFSIVLVSDVLGAIMIVLTSIIGLAIAIYSLASTPPGHEKFGYYPLMHLLLAGVSGAFLTGDIFNLFVWFEVMLLASFALLTLGGERAQMEGAIKYVTLNLFSSAIFLSAVGLLYGMVGTLNMADIAQKVSQVEDPGMVTVVSLLFMVSFGIKAAAFPLFFWLPASYHTPQVAVSALFAGLLTKVGVYALYRVFTLIFTQDVGYTHTIMLWAATITMLTGVLGAAAQFEFRRILSFHIVSQIGYMLLGLALFTPLALIGGVFYIMHHIIVKTNLFLVSGITYRLLGSYELKNLGGVYRQRPYLALLFLIPALSLAGIPPLSGFFAKFVVIRASLEASEYFISGIALLVGLLTLYSMIKIWAEVFWKKVPEHVTDVSRLNGEVKDPRSWAFYVPVVGLAFCTLIIGLYGQPIYVLAETAADQLMNPQLYIEAVLGGQSK, from the coding sequence TTGAACCTGGAGCTCGTTCTTCCGATTCTGATCCCTCTGACTGCCGGCGCGCTCTCTCTGGCGTTCTGGCGCTCCGTTCGCGTTCAGCGCCTTCTTGCCGTGATTGCCACCGGGCTCTTGCTCGGGGTGAGTATCTGGCTGATGCGCTCAACCATCGCACAGGGCTTCCTGGTGGTGGAAGTGGGCAGCTGGCCAGCGCCCTTCAGCATCGTTTTGGTATCCGATGTGCTGGGGGCCATTATGATCGTGCTCACCAGCATCATCGGCCTCGCTATCGCAATTTATTCCCTCGCCTCGACGCCCCCGGGGCACGAAAAATTCGGCTATTACCCCCTGATGCACCTGCTGCTTGCCGGCGTCTCTGGTGCTTTTCTGACCGGCGACATCTTTAACCTGTTTGTCTGGTTTGAGGTGATGCTGCTTGCATCTTTCGCACTGCTGACCCTCGGCGGCGAACGCGCGCAGATGGAAGGGGCGATCAAGTATGTCACCCTGAACCTGTTCTCCTCGGCGATTTTCCTGTCGGCCGTTGGCCTGCTCTACGGCATGGTCGGCACCCTGAACATGGCGGACATCGCCCAGAAGGTCAGTCAGGTTGAAGACCCCGGCATGGTCACGGTGGTCTCTCTACTCTTCATGGTGTCCTTCGGTATCAAGGCGGCGGCTTTCCCGTTGTTTTTCTGGCTACCGGCGTCCTATCACACCCCGCAGGTAGCGGTTTCTGCGCTGTTTGCCGGCTTGCTGACCAAAGTTGGGGTATATGCCCTTTACCGGGTGTTCACGCTGATTTTCACCCAGGATGTGGGGTACACGCATACCATCATGCTCTGGGCCGCCACCATCACCATGCTTACGGGCGTGCTCGGGGCCGCCGCGCAATTCGAGTTCCGCCGGATTCTGTCGTTCCATATCGTCAGCCAGATCGGCTACATGCTGCTCGGGCTTGCCCTGTTCACGCCACTGGCGCTGATTGGGGGCGTGTTCTACATCATGCATCACATTATCGTGAAGACGAACCTGTTCCTGGTCAGCGGCATTACCTACCGCCTGCTGGGCAGCTATGAATTGAAGAACCTGGGTGGCGTCTATCGTCAGCGTCCGTATCTGGCCCTGCTGTTTCTGATTCCGGCGTTGTCGCTGGCGGGTATCCCGCCCTTGTCCGGTTTCTTCGCCAAGTTCGTTGTGATTCGGGCAAGCCTTGAGGCCAGCGAGTATTTCATTTCAGGCATTGCCTTACTGGTTGGTTTACTGACCCTCTATTCGATGATCAAGATCTGGGCGGAGGTCTTCTGGAAGAAAGTCCCGGAGCATGTGACGGATGTGAGCAGGCTCAATGGTGAAGTCAAAGACCCACGCAGCTGGGCCTTTTACGTGCCCGTTGTTGGTCTCGCATTCTGCACGCTCATTATTGGCCTTTACGGTCAGCCCATCTACGTGCTCGCCGAGACGGCAGCCGACCAGCTAATGAACCCACAACTGTATATCGAAGCGGTTCTGGGAGGGCAGTCGAAGTGA
- a CDS encoding Na+/H+ antiporter subunit E, with the protein MLDRLSFPQPWLSLSLFLTWQFLSDGVSGGSVVLGLILAWGIPQLTRGFWPDPLVFIKAWRMPAFFIRVLWDIVVASFEVAKLILSPRPSRPAFVCYPLELTDPLAISILASTISLTPGTVSADVSDDNKLLLVHALDAEDDQEVIDTIRNRYEKPLLEMFP; encoded by the coding sequence ATGCTCGACCGCCTTAGTTTCCCCCAACCCTGGCTCAGCCTGAGCCTTTTCCTCACCTGGCAGTTTCTCAGTGACGGCGTGAGCGGCGGCAGTGTCGTGCTCGGCCTCATTCTCGCCTGGGGAATCCCGCAGTTGACCCGAGGGTTCTGGCCGGATCCGCTCGTCTTCATCAAGGCCTGGCGGATGCCCGCGTTTTTTATTCGTGTGCTTTGGGACATTGTCGTGGCCAGCTTCGAGGTGGCGAAACTCATCCTCAGCCCGCGCCCTTCACGTCCCGCGTTCGTCTGCTACCCGCTGGAGCTGACGGACCCCCTGGCCATCAGCATACTCGCCAGCACCATATCCCTGACCCCCGGCACCGTGAGCGCAGACGTCAGTGACGACAATAAGTTGCTGCTGGTTCATGCCCTGGACGCGGAGGATGACCAGGAGGTCATCGACACCATCCGAAACCGCTACGAGAAGCCTTTGCTGGAGATGTTCCCATGA
- a CDS encoding Na+/H+ antiporter subunit E, protein MTGMFWNLLLALAWAALSGSFTGMNLLAGFCFGYFALMVLQKQVPALKGYSRRLPRLMAFLFFFIRELVKSNLRVAYDIATPVWHMKPGVIAFPLEARSDMEIMFVSSLISLTPGTLSLDVSDDRRVLFIHAMFLQDEEQLRADLRELERRILKVMR, encoded by the coding sequence GTGACTGGCATGTTCTGGAATTTACTACTGGCCCTGGCCTGGGCCGCCCTCAGTGGCAGTTTTACCGGGATGAACCTGCTGGCCGGCTTCTGCTTCGGCTACTTTGCACTCATGGTACTGCAGAAGCAGGTACCGGCATTGAAGGGCTATTCGCGGAGGCTGCCACGGCTTATGGCCTTCCTGTTCTTTTTTATCAGGGAACTGGTGAAGTCAAACTTGCGGGTTGCCTACGACATCGCAACACCGGTCTGGCATATGAAACCCGGGGTGATCGCATTTCCCCTCGAGGCCAGATCCGACATGGAGATCATGTTTGTCAGCAGCCTGATTTCCCTGACGCCGGGCACTCTGAGCCTCGATGTCTCCGATGACCGGCGTGTGCTATTCATTCACGCCATGTTCCTTCAGGACGAGGAACAACTCAGAGCAGACCTCAGGGAACTGGAACGCCGAATCCTGAAAGTCATGCGCTAG
- a CDS encoding Na+/H+ antiporter subunit B, producing MNSNTLILHTAALAIMPLQLMFSVFLLLRGHDEPGGGFIGGLVAASAFVLYAFAFGARPTRRLMRVNPRDLLAAGLLFGLASTLPALLSGQPMLTAHWWQLPLPGEGYLKLSTVLIFDIGVYLAVLGTLMTFVIGLMESGE from the coding sequence ATGAATTCCAACACCCTTATCCTGCACACCGCCGCACTGGCCATCATGCCGCTGCAGCTGATGTTCTCGGTGTTCCTGCTATTGCGGGGGCACGATGAGCCCGGAGGTGGCTTCATTGGCGGGCTGGTCGCCGCAAGCGCGTTTGTCCTCTACGCCTTTGCCTTCGGTGCCAGGCCAACGCGCAGACTGATGCGCGTCAATCCAAGGGATCTGCTGGCGGCCGGTTTGTTGTTTGGGCTGGCCTCAACCCTACCCGCCCTGTTGTCGGGCCAACCGATGCTGACAGCCCACTGGTGGCAATTGCCCCTGCCCGGCGAGGGCTACCTGAAGTTGTCGACCGTACTGATCTTCGACATTGGCGTGTACCTGGCGGTCCTGGGTACGCTGATGACCTTCGTGATTGGTTTGATGGAGTCGGGAGAGTAA
- a CDS encoding monovalent cation/H+ antiporter complex subunit F, producing the protein MLNIAINLVYLMFSLALLFSFIRLTLGPSLADRVVALELIASVVVGFVGVHAIDTGVSSFLDVAIVIALTAFLAAIGFARFLERGGVKDE; encoded by the coding sequence ATGCTGAATATTGCAATCAATCTGGTTTATTTGATGTTTTCCCTGGCGCTGCTGTTTTCGTTCATTCGATTAACCCTTGGCCCCTCCCTCGCCGACCGCGTTGTTGCTCTCGAGCTCATTGCCTCCGTGGTTGTGGGCTTCGTCGGCGTGCACGCCATTGATACAGGCGTCTCCAGTTTTCTTGATGTCGCCATCGTCATCGCCTTGACCGCCTTCCTGGCGGCCATCGGGTTTGCACGATTCCTGGAACGGGGAGGCGTTAAGGATGAGTGA